In Archocentrus centrarchus isolate MPI-CPG fArcCen1 chromosome 21, fArcCen1, whole genome shotgun sequence, the following are encoded in one genomic region:
- the LOC115800726 gene encoding S-formylglutathione hydrolase-like, translating to MSLTPVSSNKCAGGFQKVFEHESTELQCKMKFAIYLPPKAETDKCPVMYWLSGLTCTEQNFITKAGSQLVAAEHGIIIVAPDTSPRGCNIEGEDESWDFGTGAGFYVNATQDPWKTNYRMYAYVTEELPKLINANFPTDPERMSISGHSMGGHGALICALKNPGKYKAVSAFAPICNPMQCPWGQKAFSGYLGSDRSTWEAYDATVLAASYSGPQLDVLIDQGRDDQFLSASQLLPDNLIAVCSEKKIPVVFRLQPGYDHSYFFIYSFMNDHIKHHAKYLNAATATTV from the exons ATGTCCCTCACACCAGTGTCCTCCAACAAGTGCGCCGGCGGCTTCCAGAAGGTTTTTGAACATGAAAG CACCGAGCTGCAGTGCAAGATGAAGTTTGCGATCTATCTGCCTCCAAAGGCTGAGACCGACAAGTGTCCCGTCATGTACTGGCTCTCTG GCCTGACGTGCACGGAGCAGAACTTCATCACCAAAGCCGGCAGTCAGCTCGTCGCCGCGGAGCACGGCATCATCATCGTAGCTCCGGACACCAGCCCAC GTGGATGCAACATTGAAGGGGAGGATGAGAGCTGGGATTTCGGGACTGGTGCTGGTTTCTATGTCAACGCCACCCAGGACCCGTGGAAGACCAACTACCGCATGTACGCCTATGTCACAGAGGAG CTCCCTAAACTGATCAACGCTAACTTCCCCACCGACCCAGAGAGGATGTCCATCTCCGGCCACTCCATGGGCGGCCATGGGGCGCTCATCTGTGCTCTGAAGAACCCTGGGAAATACAAG GCTGTGTCTGCATTCGCTCCCATCTGTAACCCGATGCAGTGTCCCTGGGGACAGAAAGCTTTCTCGGGATATCTGGGCTCTGATAGGTCCACATGGGAG GCGTACGATGCTACTGTGTTGGCGGCTTCGTATTCTGGCCCTCAGCTCGACGTCCTCATCGATCAAGGCCGAGACGACCAATTCCTGTCAGCCAGCCAGCTTCTCCCCGACAACCTGATTGCCGTCTGCTCCGAGAAGAAAATCCCCGTCGTCTTCAGGCTGCAGCCG GGCTATGACCACAGCTACTTCTTCATCTACTCCTTCATGAACGACCACATCAAGCACCACGCCAAGTACCTGAACGCCGCAACTGCCACCACAGTTTGA
- the LOC115800203 gene encoding transcription factor 7-like 1-B encodes MDRAMVNCTAEDATFNLLGQTPTLFQWPVNCVPTVAAAAPIIHPAAPSNLYNNVLNLPNYVVEYLRPMGELNGVLVSDFASFAPPLRTPAPKKRKRDGHQDEDRPYVKKPPNAFMLFLREQRENVKAELKINGSAAVNAAVAERWKSLSKDQQDKYYEQANEEKMLHSQQHPGWSTKDNYGKKRMRIRGAPCSRASAPKPAQEPEQAKWPSVNVPAYGTFHLPQVNHVLPTAHTNPPASTSYSPYVYPCIGPATPVDSPPSTVVPTEPIATFTGDTAEDLVSALEHLDPLLPAPLPQEPVFLHSDPGSGPATPVDSPPSTVAPTEPMATFVGDTAEDLLSAFDHLDAFLLAPLPEEPVFLHSDPCLGPAPPVDSPTSTLLASPVLTIKPMSAFFCDPEEDLLALLK; translated from the exons ATGGACAGAGCAATGGTTAACTGTACTGCAGAGGATGCAACATTTAACCTTTTGGGGCAAACACCCACACTGTTTCAGTGGCCTGTAAATTGTGTCCccacagtagcagcagcagcacccatcattcatcctgctgctccttcaaACCTA tatAACAATGTGCTCAATCTCCCGAATTACGTGGTGGAGTACCTCCGTCCTATGGGAGAACT GAACGGAGTCTTGGTGTCTGACTTTGCGTCCTTTGCTCCTCCGCTCCGCACACCTGCTCCAAA AAAGAGGAAGCGTGATGGCCACCAGGATGAGGACAGGCCGTACGTTAAAAAGCCCCCGAACGCCTTCATGCTCTTTTTGAGGGAGCAGAGGGAAAACGTGAAGGCAGAACTGAAAATAAACGGGAGTGCGGCTGTGAATGCAGCCGTGGCAGAGAGG TGGAAGTCCCTGTCAAAGGACCAACAGGACAAATACTATGAGCAGGCCAATGAGGAGAAAATGCTCCATAGCCAACAACATCCAGGCTGGTCTACTAAAGACAATTAT ggcAAAAAGAGGATGAGAATTCGGGGCGCGCCCTGCAGCAGAG catcTGCACCTAAACCTGCGCAGGAACCTGAACAGGCCAAGTGGCCAAGTGTGAACGTGCCTGCGTATGGCACGTTCCACTTGCCGCAAGTAAATCACGTCCTCCCTACAGCTCATACAAACCCCCCTGCATCTACATCATACTCTCCTTATGTTTACCCCTGCATTGGTCCTGCTACTCCTGTGGATTCCCCTCCATCCACAGTTGTACCAACTGAACCAATCGCCACCTTCACTGGCGACACTGCTGAAGACCTCGTATCAGCACTTGAACACCTCGATCCCCTTCTTCCTGCTCCACTGCCTCAGGAGCCTGTCTTCCTTCACTCAGACCCTGGCTCGGGTCCTGCTACTCCTGTGGATTCCCCTCCATCCACAGTTGCACCAACTGAACCCATGGCCACGTTTGTCGGTGACACTGCTGAAGACCTGCTATCAGCGTTTGACCACCTCGATGCCTTTCTTCTTGCTCCACTGCCTGAGGAGCCGGTCTTCCTTCACTCAGACCCCTGCTTGGGTCCTGCTCCTCCTGTGGATTCCCCTACATCCACCCTGCTGGCCTCTCCAGTCTTAACAATCAAACCCATGTCTGCCTTCTTCTGCGACCCTGAAGAAGACCTCTTGGCACTGCTGAAATAG